A part of Solibacillus sp. FSL H8-0538 genomic DNA contains:
- a CDS encoding ABC transporter ATP-binding protein: MKSKILEVKNLRINFKTYAGVVQAVRGVNFEVYEGETLAIVGESGSGKSVTSNALIKLIPQPPGVYAEGEIIFNGRDLIPFTEKEMMKIRGNEMAMIFQDPMTALNPTMKVGSQITEVILKHKKVSREEAKARAIELLDQVGIPFPEKRYKQYPHEFSGGMRQRVVIAIALAADPKLLIADEPTTALDVTIQAQILELMKEIQKKRNTSIIFITHDLGVVANVADRVAVMYAGQIVEYGTVNEIFYNPRHPYTWGLLGSMPDLNNNSNELLRTIPGSPPNLIDPPKGDAFAPRNEFALAIDYEQEPPLFKVSETHYAKTWLLHPDAPQIPIPQEVLKRIDGYLKEVGVHG, translated from the coding sequence ATGAAGAGCAAAATACTAGAGGTAAAAAATTTAAGAATAAACTTTAAAACCTATGCAGGGGTTGTTCAAGCTGTTCGTGGTGTAAACTTCGAAGTTTACGAAGGAGAAACGCTTGCGATTGTTGGTGAATCCGGCTCGGGAAAAAGTGTTACAAGTAACGCGTTAATCAAATTAATACCACAACCGCCAGGCGTTTATGCAGAAGGTGAAATTATATTTAATGGACGTGACCTTATTCCGTTTACAGAAAAAGAAATGATGAAAATTCGCGGGAATGAAATGGCGATGATCTTCCAAGATCCAATGACGGCGTTAAACCCGACCATGAAAGTCGGAAGTCAAATTACGGAAGTCATTTTAAAACATAAAAAAGTTTCGCGTGAAGAAGCTAAAGCGCGTGCAATCGAGTTACTGGATCAAGTAGGGATTCCGTTCCCAGAAAAACGGTATAAGCAATATCCACATGAATTTTCAGGTGGGATGCGTCAACGTGTTGTCATTGCCATTGCGCTTGCAGCAGATCCAAAATTGTTAATAGCCGATGAACCGACGACTGCGTTAGATGTAACGATCCAAGCGCAAATTTTAGAACTAATGAAAGAGATTCAAAAAAAGCGTAATACATCGATTATATTCATTACTCATGATCTAGGAGTTGTTGCAAATGTAGCTGACCGTGTTGCCGTTATGTATGCGGGTCAAATTGTGGAGTATGGTACCGTTAACGAGATTTTTTACAATCCACGTCATCCTTATACATGGGGACTGCTTGGATCAATGCCAGATTTAAATAATAATTCAAATGAGCTATTACGTACAATCCCAGGCTCGCCACCGAACTTAATTGATCCGCCAAAAGGAGATGCGTTTGCCCCAAGAAATGAATTTGCTTTAGCAATTGATTACGAGCAAGAGCCTCCTTTGTTTAAAGTATCAGAAACGCATTATGCGAAAACATGGTTACTACATCCGGACGCGCCTCAAATTCCAATTCCGCAAGAGGTATTAAAACGCATTGATGGCTATTTAAAGGAGGTAGGCGTGCATGGTTAA
- a CDS encoding ABC transporter permease — protein sequence MTQNKIELSKFAPEMFNVVGPRHEENDKLSKKSVSFWKEVILRFSQNKLAIIGVILLVIITLMATFVPMLSQYSYKEQLGIYNAAPSAAHWFGTDDLGRDMFVRVWAGARISLFIGITAAVIDLIIGVLWGSISGLAGERVDNIMMRFADVLTAVPYLLVVIILVVVMEPGLVPMIIALCITGWVNMARIVRGEVLSIKNQEYVLAARTLGANTSHLIIRHLIPNALGAILVTMTLTIPLAIFTEAFLSYLGLGVPAPRASWGTMAAEGNKALVAYPWRLFFPAVFISLTIFAFNAVGDGLRDALDPKLRK from the coding sequence ATGACGCAGAACAAAATAGAATTATCTAAATTTGCACCAGAGATGTTTAATGTCGTGGGGCCTCGCCATGAGGAAAATGATAAACTTAGCAAAAAGTCCGTATCGTTTTGGAAGGAAGTTATTCTTCGCTTCTCGCAAAATAAATTAGCCATAATTGGGGTTATCCTATTAGTAATTATTACACTGATGGCTACTTTTGTACCAATGTTGTCACAGTATAGCTATAAAGAGCAATTAGGTATTTATAATGCAGCACCTTCTGCAGCCCACTGGTTTGGAACCGATGATTTAGGACGCGATATGTTCGTTCGTGTGTGGGCAGGGGCACGAATTTCCCTATTTATCGGGATTACAGCCGCGGTTATTGATTTAATTATCGGCGTTTTATGGGGCAGTATTTCAGGTTTAGCTGGTGAACGTGTAGATAACATTATGATGCGGTTTGCGGATGTATTAACAGCGGTTCCATATTTACTTGTAGTAATTATATTAGTAGTTGTTATGGAGCCAGGCTTAGTACCGATGATTATTGCGCTTTGCATTACAGGTTGGGTGAACATGGCTCGTATTGTTCGCGGGGAAGTATTATCGATTAAAAACCAAGAATACGTTCTTGCTGCGAGAACACTTGGTGCAAATACAAGCCATTTAATTATTCGCCATTTAATCCCGAATGCACTGGGCGCGATTTTAGTAACAATGACGCTAACGATTCCGCTTGCTATTTTTACAGAAGCATTTTTAAGTTATTTAGGTCTCGGTGTACCAGCACCAAGGGCAAGTTGGGGGACAATGGCAGCTGAAGGGAACAAAGCACTTGTTGCTTACCCATGGCGTTTATTTTTCCCAGCAGTATTTATTTCATTAACAATTTTCGCGTTTAATGCTGTAGGTGATGGATTACGTGATGCATTAGACCCAAAACTACGTAAATAA
- a CDS encoding ABC transporter permease: MLNYIIKRLGYILLALFIIVTATFFLMKLAPGSPFASERNFPPQIEAQLNAKYGLDNPWYIQYKDYLIDTAKFDFGESMKYKGRSTNDIISESFPISLTLGIQAMLLAIGLGVLLGVISAIYHNRLPDYAATVIAILGISVPSFILAGLLQYYLAHEYKIFPVSGWKGYKYSVLPAFAIAITHMGFIAKLTRSSMLEQNHSEYVKMARAKGIGKWTTVYRHTLRNALLPVVTYLGPLTAGVVTGSFIIEQIFAIPGLGRHFVTSITNRDYTVIMGTTVFYSIILLVAVFIVDILYSVIDPRIKLKGAKK, encoded by the coding sequence TTGCTAAACTATATTATTAAGCGGCTTGGATATATACTTTTAGCGCTCTTTATCATCGTAACAGCAACATTTTTCTTAATGAAGTTAGCACCTGGTAGCCCATTTGCTAGTGAACGTAATTTTCCGCCTCAAATTGAAGCACAGTTGAATGCTAAATATGGCTTGGATAATCCTTGGTATATTCAATATAAGGATTATTTAATCGATACGGCTAAGTTTGATTTCGGTGAATCGATGAAATATAAGGGACGTTCGACAAATGACATCATTTCTGAAAGCTTCCCGATTTCCTTAACATTAGGGATACAGGCGATGTTGTTGGCAATAGGTCTTGGTGTTTTACTTGGTGTAATTTCTGCGATTTACCATAATCGATTACCAGACTATGCGGCAACAGTTATTGCAATACTCGGTATTTCTGTACCATCGTTCATTTTAGCCGGACTGCTTCAATATTATTTAGCTCACGAGTATAAAATATTCCCAGTTAGCGGATGGAAAGGATATAAATATAGTGTTTTACCGGCATTCGCTATTGCGATTACACATATGGGCTTTATTGCGAAACTGACCCGTTCAAGCATGCTGGAGCAAAACCATAGTGAGTATGTAAAAATGGCCCGTGCAAAAGGGATTGGCAAATGGACAACTGTATACCGACATACTTTACGTAATGCACTATTGCCCGTTGTCACATATTTAGGACCTTTAACAGCAGGAGTTGTGACAGGTAGTTTCATTATTGAGCAAATTTTCGCGATCCCAGGTTTAGGGAGACACTTCGTCACAAGTATTACGAACCGTGATTACACAGTCATCATGGGAACGACGGTGTTTTACTCAATCATTCTATTAGTAGCGGTATTTATTGTCGATATTTTATACAGTGTCATTGATCCTCGCATTAAGCTGAAAGGGGCGAAAAAATAA
- a CDS encoding peptide ABC transporter substrate-binding protein: protein MKNNKFLLSFMLLVFAVLLAACNSGGEETTDDASTNTEDTSTTTTEESTGPKEINLLIPSEPPALHPQLATDTTSGALLENIFEGLTTMVDGEPVNAAAENVVVSEDLLTYTFTLRDAKWSNGDAVTADDFAFAWEFALNPENASEYASMLYPIKGAEAYNLGEGSADDLGINVVDEKTIEVTLEAPTPYFLELTAFKTFYPLHRATVEANPNWYTEAEGYVSNGAFILKEWQHSGSLTLEKSDQYWDAANVKLDKVNIAMVESEATEMTMFEAGEVDYLGTPYGTIALDAIERLRADGALQAAEYSGIYWYKFNTTDKFMANVNIRKALTLAIDRTNLIKNITKGQQDVALGIVPNAVSGFGDDEGYFKDNDLEEAKKALELGLKELGLANASELNLKLSFNTSEAHSAIAQFIQEGWSKNLGINVTLDNAEWQVYLEKLNTYDYQIGRMGWIADYNDAYTFLEQYNSADNGNNDTGWENAEYSALLKKSITETDPAARIDLLKQAEAIMVSEYPVAPIYFYTNLFVKKDYVSNMQPDALGNINLKYVDITK, encoded by the coding sequence ATGAAGAATAACAAGTTTTTGTTAAGTTTCATGCTACTAGTATTTGCTGTATTGCTAGCTGCATGTAACTCTGGTGGAGAAGAAACAACTGATGATGCATCAACAAACACAGAAGATACTAGCACCACTACTACTGAAGAATCAACGGGCCCAAAGGAAATCAACTTATTAATTCCTTCTGAACCACCTGCATTACATCCGCAATTAGCTACAGATACAACATCGGGTGCATTGTTAGAAAACATTTTTGAAGGTTTAACAACAATGGTAGACGGTGAGCCAGTAAATGCAGCTGCTGAAAATGTTGTAGTGAGTGAAGATTTACTAACTTATACATTCACTTTACGTGATGCAAAATGGTCTAACGGCGATGCTGTAACTGCTGACGACTTTGCATTTGCTTGGGAATTCGCTTTAAATCCTGAGAATGCTTCTGAATATGCATCAATGTTATATCCAATCAAAGGAGCTGAAGCTTATAATCTAGGCGAAGGTTCTGCGGATGATTTAGGGATTAACGTTGTCGATGAAAAAACAATCGAAGTAACGTTAGAAGCACCAACACCATACTTCTTAGAATTAACTGCATTTAAAACATTCTATCCTTTACACCGTGCAACAGTGGAAGCGAATCCAAACTGGTACACAGAAGCAGAAGGTTATGTATCAAACGGTGCTTTCATTCTAAAGGAGTGGCAACATAGTGGTTCACTTACATTAGAGAAAAGTGACCAATATTGGGATGCTGCTAACGTAAAACTTGATAAAGTAAATATCGCTATGGTTGAATCTGAGGCAACTGAAATGACGATGTTCGAAGCGGGTGAAGTGGATTACCTAGGTACTCCATACGGTACAATTGCGCTTGATGCAATCGAACGTCTACGAGCGGATGGGGCATTACAAGCAGCGGAATACTCAGGTATTTACTGGTACAAATTCAACACAACAGATAAATTTATGGCTAACGTAAACATCCGTAAAGCATTAACTTTAGCAATCGACCGTACGAATTTAATTAAAAATATTACTAAAGGTCAACAAGATGTTGCTCTAGGAATTGTTCCAAATGCAGTTAGCGGCTTTGGTGATGATGAAGGATACTTTAAAGACAATGATCTTGAAGAAGCGAAAAAAGCTTTAGAATTAGGTTTAAAAGAACTTGGTTTAGCAAATGCAAGTGAACTTAATCTAAAACTATCTTTCAATACAAGCGAAGCACACTCTGCAATCGCTCAATTTATCCAAGAAGGTTGGAGCAAAAACTTAGGTATTAACGTCACTTTAGATAATGCGGAGTGGCAAGTTTACCTAGAAAAATTAAACACGTATGATTATCAAATTGGTCGTATGGGTTGGATTGCTGACTACAACGATGCTTATACATTCTTAGAGCAATACAATTCAGCTGACAACGGAAACAATGATACAGGTTGGGAAAATGCAGAGTATAGTGCACTGCTAAAAAAATCGATTACTGAAACGGATCCTGCGGCACGTATCGATTTATTAAAACAAGCCGAAGCAATCATGGTTTCGGAATACCCAGTAGCACCAATTTATTTCTACACAAACCTTTTTGTCAAGAAAGACTACGTTTCAAATATGCAACCAGACGCTCTTGGTAATATTAACTTAAAATACGTAGACATCACTAAATAG
- a CDS encoding thiol-disulfide oxidoreductase DCC family protein: MGGIILFDGECNFCNASVQFIIKRDAPGYFRFASLQSDIGRQLVLQYGISPSIDSLILIEQEHAYIRSTAALKIARRLQGVWRCCYVAIIIPLAIRDVTYNIFARNRYRWFGKKESCMIPSSEQRSRFL; this comes from the coding sequence ATGGGTGGTATTATTTTATTTGACGGAGAATGCAATTTTTGTAATGCGAGCGTGCAGTTTATCATTAAACGTGATGCGCCTGGCTATTTTCGATTTGCTTCTTTACAAAGTGATATTGGACGACAACTTGTCTTGCAATACGGTATTTCCCCGTCTATAGATAGTTTGATACTGATAGAACAGGAACATGCCTATATCAGATCAACCGCTGCATTAAAAATTGCACGGCGCTTACAAGGTGTCTGGCGCTGTTGTTATGTTGCGATAATTATTCCATTAGCAATACGTGATGTAACCTATAATATTTTTGCGCGCAATCGATATCGATGGTTTGGGAAAAAGGAAAGTTGTATGATACCATCCTCAGAGCAACGAAGTCGATTTTTATGA
- the pheA gene encoding prephenate dehydratase — protein sequence MSAQTWEKRIAYLGPEASFTYLATKGLFPNEWHVPYASIPECIEAVAEGKVDLAIVPIENALEGSVPLTVDYLFHEAELYVTAEVLSKIQQHLLVHKKYAEDWQSITGIYSHPHALAQCHKYLFYNFAKVPLNQYSSTAAAAKLVSEAPEECIAAVGNASAAEKYDLFIAQENIHDFHFNHTRFFVLSKQNSRHAIENSQGQPKTTFMVTLPTDVSGALHQVLSVFAWRKLNLSKIESRPLKTGLGDYFFIVDVLADEEDAMMKGAVEELQALGCTVKSLGTYFTYVTPE from the coding sequence ATGTCAGCACAAACATGGGAAAAAAGAATTGCCTATTTAGGTCCAGAGGCGTCGTTTACATATTTAGCAACGAAGGGATTATTTCCGAATGAATGGCATGTTCCCTATGCATCGATTCCAGAGTGTATTGAAGCAGTTGCTGAAGGGAAGGTAGATTTAGCAATCGTGCCAATTGAAAATGCACTAGAAGGATCTGTGCCTCTAACAGTGGATTATTTATTTCACGAGGCAGAGTTATATGTGACGGCAGAAGTTTTGTCAAAAATTCAGCAGCATTTATTAGTACATAAAAAATATGCAGAGGATTGGCAAAGTATTACCGGTATTTATTCACATCCGCATGCGCTCGCACAATGTCATAAATATTTATTTTATAATTTCGCTAAGGTTCCATTAAATCAGTATTCTTCAACAGCGGCGGCAGCGAAATTAGTATCGGAAGCACCGGAAGAATGCATCGCTGCAGTTGGAAATGCATCAGCGGCTGAGAAATATGATTTATTTATTGCACAAGAAAATATTCATGATTTCCATTTTAATCATACGCGCTTTTTCGTGTTATCGAAGCAAAACAGTCGTCATGCGATCGAAAATTCACAAGGGCAGCCGAAAACTACTTTTATGGTGACATTACCAACGGACGTTTCGGGAGCGCTCCACCAAGTACTATCTGTTTTTGCATGGCGCAAACTAAATTTAAGTAAAATCGAATCGCGCCCGTTAAAAACAGGACTAGGCGATTATTTCTTTATTGTGGACGTGTTAGCAGATGAGGAAGATGCGATGATGAAAGGTGCTGTAGAAGAGCTGCAGGCACTTGGCTGCACCGTGAAATCGCTCGGTACATACTTTACATATGTAACACCAGAATGA
- a CDS encoding ACT domain-containing protein: MKDVANQRYYLVREDVLTDAMQKTLEAKLLLQNGSVASIWDAVKEVDLSRSAFYKYRDAVFPFHSIVQERILTVFIQLQDRKGTLAKLLETITEAHCNVLTIHQTIPIQGRANVTLSLDVTSMTLDLDDLLQLLKRLDFVESAEVISSGAF; this comes from the coding sequence ATGAAAGACGTTGCGAATCAACGATATTATTTAGTGCGTGAAGACGTATTAACTGACGCAATGCAAAAAACATTAGAAGCAAAACTGTTGCTGCAAAACGGTTCTGTTGCTTCGATTTGGGATGCCGTGAAAGAGGTTGATTTGTCGCGAAGCGCCTTCTATAAATATCGTGATGCCGTTTTTCCTTTTCACTCGATTGTTCAAGAGCGTATTTTAACTGTGTTCATTCAATTGCAAGATCGAAAAGGTACTTTAGCGAAGCTACTTGAAACGATTACAGAAGCACATTGCAACGTGTTGACAATTCATCAGACAATTCCGATTCAGGGGCGTGCGAACGTTACATTGTCACTTGATGTGACAAGTATGACGCTTGACTTAGATGATTTATTGCAGTTGTTAAAACGTTTAGATTTTGTAGAATCTGCAGAAGTGATTAGCTCAGGTGCATTTTAG
- the obgE gene encoding GTPase ObgE: MFVDHVKVYVRGGDGGDGMVAFRREKFVPNGGPAGGDGARGGNVVFEVEEGLRTLMDFRYKRIFKADRGEHGMSKGMHGRRADDLIVKVPPGTVVINAETKTVIADLVEHGQQAIIAKAGRGGRGNSRFATPSNPAPELAEKGEPGEELDVILELKVLADVGLVGFPSVGKSTLLSVVSAAKPKIGSYHFTTIVPNLGMVETDDHRSFAMADLPGLIEGAHQGVGLGMQFLRHIERTRVIVHVIDMSGMEGRDPYEDYLVINEELKQYNLRLTERPQIVVANKMDMPGAEENLQEFLKKVGDDVKVFPVSAVSRQGLKPVLFEIADLLEVTPEFSLSHVEEEESDATVLYKHTKQSDGYMVTRDDDGSFILSGDSIERLFKMTDFSREDGIRRFARQLRAMGVDEALRERGATNGDTVRLLEFEFDFVD, translated from the coding sequence ATGTTTGTAGATCACGTCAAGGTTTATGTAAGAGGTGGAGACGGTGGGGACGGTATGGTAGCCTTCCGTCGCGAAAAATTTGTACCGAATGGTGGTCCAGCAGGTGGCGATGGTGCACGTGGTGGGAACGTAGTATTTGAAGTAGAAGAAGGCTTACGTACGTTAATGGACTTCCGTTATAAACGCATTTTCAAAGCTGACCGTGGTGAACACGGAATGAGTAAAGGGATGCATGGTAGACGAGCAGATGACCTAATCGTAAAAGTACCACCTGGAACAGTTGTCATAAATGCAGAAACAAAAACAGTTATTGCTGATTTAGTTGAGCATGGGCAACAAGCGATTATCGCAAAAGCAGGCCGCGGTGGACGCGGAAACTCACGTTTTGCTACACCATCAAATCCAGCACCAGAACTAGCTGAAAAAGGTGAGCCAGGTGAGGAATTAGATGTTATATTAGAATTAAAAGTTTTAGCAGATGTAGGTCTTGTAGGATTCCCTTCTGTTGGGAAATCAACATTACTATCAGTTGTATCTGCTGCAAAACCAAAAATCGGTTCTTACCATTTTACAACAATCGTACCGAACTTAGGTATGGTTGAAACGGATGATCACCGAAGCTTCGCAATGGCCGATCTTCCAGGACTTATTGAAGGCGCTCACCAAGGTGTAGGTCTTGGTATGCAATTTCTTCGTCATATCGAGCGTACACGAGTAATTGTTCATGTAATCGATATGTCTGGAATGGAAGGCCGCGACCCGTATGAGGATTATCTTGTTATTAATGAAGAATTAAAACAATACAACTTACGTTTGACAGAGCGCCCACAAATTGTTGTAGCAAATAAAATGGACATGCCTGGTGCGGAAGAAAATTTACAAGAGTTCCTTAAAAAAGTGGGCGATGATGTAAAAGTATTCCCTGTATCAGCTGTTTCTCGTCAAGGGTTAAAGCCTGTATTATTTGAAATTGCAGACTTACTAGAAGTAACACCAGAGTTCTCATTAAGTCATGTAGAAGAAGAAGAGTCTGATGCAACAGTTCTTTATAAACATACGAAGCAAAGTGATGGGTATATGGTTACACGTGATGATGATGGTTCATTCATATTATCTGGTGACTCAATTGAACGCCTATTCAAAATGACCGACTTCAGCCGTGAAGATGGTATTCGTCGTTTTGCTCGTCAATTACGTGCAATGGGTGTTGACGAAGCACTTCGTGAGCGTGGGGCAACAAATGGCGATACAGTTCGCTTACTCGAATTCGAATTTGACTTTGTAGATTAA
- a CDS encoding Spo0B domain-containing protein, which yields MTERPLTISEVLRFANHDFLNQLHLIQMNLDLQRIDEAKIIIQDISNQCKMLSSLNNLQLPQTVEWIQTFSWRFPAIQMMLTCDISATQDVQLDEVIVQYLENTVIHVYDHLDPYTEQQLQVEIESDAEKFWLTFHLQGKWEAPRFNKEVTNLNVQTYAETNTSWKYILSLELE from the coding sequence ATGACTGAACGGCCGTTAACCATTAGTGAAGTATTGCGTTTTGCCAATCATGACTTTTTAAATCAGTTACATTTAATACAAATGAACCTAGATTTACAACGAATTGATGAAGCAAAGATCATTATTCAAGATATTTCTAATCAGTGTAAAATGCTTTCTAGTTTAAATAATTTACAGCTGCCGCAAACAGTGGAATGGATTCAGACGTTTAGTTGGCGTTTTCCTGCGATACAAATGATGCTGACGTGTGATATTTCGGCTACTCAAGACGTACAGCTTGATGAGGTAATTGTACAATACTTAGAAAACACAGTTATTCATGTTTATGACCATTTAGACCCGTATACGGAGCAACAGTTACAAGTGGAAATCGAATCAGACGCGGAGAAGTTTTGGCTTACGTTCCATTTACAAGGAAAGTGGGAAGCACCGCGTTTCAATAAAGAAGTTACTAATTTAAATGTTCAAACGTATGCAGAAACGAATACATCGTGGAAATATATTTTGAGCTTAGAACTGGAGTGA
- the rpmA gene encoding 50S ribosomal protein L27 has product MKLLLALDLQLFASKKGVGSTKNGRDSESKRLGAKRADGQFVTGGSILYRQRGTKIYPGTNVGRGGDDTLFAKVDGVVKFERMGRDKKKVSVYPTAQEA; this is encoded by the coding sequence ATGAAATTATTATTAGCATTAGACTTACAACTTTTTGCATCTAAAAAGGGAGTAGGTTCTACTAAAAACGGACGTGACTCTGAGTCTAAACGCCTTGGCGCTAAACGTGCTGATGGTCAATTCGTTACTGGTGGTTCAATTCTTTACCGTCAACGCGGTACAAAAATTTACCCAGGTACAAACGTAGGCCGTGGTGGTGATGACACACTTTTCGCTAAAGTTGACGGCGTTGTTAAATTCGAACGCATGGGTCGCGACAAGAAAAAAGTAAGTGTTTATCCAACAGCTCAAGAAGCATAA
- a CDS encoding ribosomal-processing cysteine protease Prp → MINVTIVHDETRHVSAFEFSGHAEYDESGKDLVCAGASTIAIGTVNAIYALLNIEPAIEQAAEGGGYLRVDLPADLEEAVDSKLQFIVQVMTAQVYSMVQNYGQYIQINYKQVGGGTK, encoded by the coding sequence GTGATTAATGTAACGATTGTTCATGATGAAACTAGACATGTATCGGCTTTTGAATTTTCAGGACATGCAGAGTACGATGAGTCTGGTAAAGATTTAGTATGTGCAGGCGCATCAACAATTGCCATTGGTACTGTTAATGCAATCTACGCGTTATTAAATATTGAACCAGCAATCGAGCAAGCTGCAGAAGGTGGCGGTTACTTACGAGTAGACCTACCTGCTGATCTTGAGGAAGCTGTAGATTCTAAATTACAATTTATTGTCCAAGTAATGACTGCTCAAGTGTATTCTATGGTGCAAAATTACGGACAGTATATCCAAATCAACTACAAACAAGTAGGAGGTGGAACGAAATGA
- the rplU gene encoding 50S ribosomal protein L21 gives MYAIIETGGKQIKVEAGQEIYVEKLGVEADEVVTFDKVLFVGGETVKVGAPTVEGATVTAKVVKEGKQKKITVFKLKAKKNYRRKQGHRQPYTKLVVESINA, from the coding sequence ATGTACGCAATTATCGAAACTGGTGGTAAACAAATCAAAGTTGAAGCAGGTCAAGAAATCTATGTTGAAAAACTAGGTGTTGAAGCTGACGAAGTGGTAACTTTTGATAAAGTTTTATTCGTAGGTGGAGAAACAGTAAAAGTTGGAGCTCCAACTGTTGAGGGCGCTACTGTAACAGCGAAAGTTGTTAAAGAAGGCAAACAAAAGAAAATTACTGTATTCAAACTTAAAGCGAAAAAGAACTACCGTCGTAAACAAGGTCACCGTCAACCATACACTAAATTAGTTGTTGAATCTATCAACGCTTAA